One Roseimicrobium gellanilyticum DNA window includes the following coding sequences:
- a CDS encoding arylsulfatase — translation MKLLLTLACTWLLSVSLSHAAEKPNLVIFLADDAGWGDYGHSGNKAAVTPNIDSIAQNGVSLDRFYVCPVCSPTRAEFLTGRYHPRGGVKGVSTGQERLDLSEKTVADAFKAAGYATGAFGKWHNGTQWPYHPMARGFDEYFGHSSGHWGEYFDAPLEENGRMIRTKGYIVDVCTDRALGFIEKNKDKPFLCYVPFTTPHSPWSAPQKNWDEFKQKEITQRATDEKQENIDETRVVHAMLANQDMNVGRVLAKLKELNLSENTIVLYFSDNGPNSHRWTGGMKGKKSNTDEGGVRSVCYISWPAQLPKGHTVSYISGAIDLLPTLTSLAGVKRVGDKPLDGWDLSPLLKREKVEWVARSIFSTWGGQVSVRTQVHRLDNAGNLYDMTTDPGQSTPINDKEPALAAKLKDAVKAWRLEMFGTDAAPALKPKTQVQAQAQAQPNKPKGGGRKNNPANAVDPRPIPVGYREFPITMLPARDGDPRGEVQRSSNAPNCSYFVNWRSKDDCMVWLLDVHTTGTYEVTIDYTCPESDAGATVELSFNGSSHTGKVSPGWDPPLNTNQDTLPRPHGESQMKEFRTLNLGKMKLTEGQGPLTLRALEIPGKSVMDVRRVTLTLAE, via the coding sequence ATGAAACTCCTCCTCACTCTTGCTTGCACATGGCTCTTGAGCGTCTCGCTGTCCCACGCTGCAGAGAAGCCGAACCTCGTCATCTTCCTCGCCGATGATGCCGGATGGGGAGACTACGGTCACTCGGGGAACAAGGCCGCCGTCACGCCAAACATCGACTCCATTGCGCAGAACGGCGTATCACTCGATCGCTTCTATGTCTGCCCGGTGTGCTCACCCACACGGGCGGAGTTCCTCACGGGACGATACCATCCACGTGGCGGAGTGAAGGGTGTCTCCACGGGACAGGAACGGCTCGACCTTTCTGAGAAGACGGTGGCAGATGCCTTCAAAGCTGCCGGCTATGCCACGGGCGCTTTTGGGAAGTGGCACAATGGCACACAGTGGCCCTACCATCCCATGGCACGCGGGTTTGACGAATATTTCGGCCACAGCTCCGGTCACTGGGGCGAGTACTTTGACGCGCCGCTGGAGGAAAACGGCCGCATGATTCGCACGAAGGGATACATCGTGGACGTCTGCACCGACCGCGCCCTCGGATTCATCGAGAAGAACAAGGACAAGCCCTTCCTCTGCTATGTGCCCTTCACCACGCCGCACTCACCGTGGTCCGCACCGCAGAAGAACTGGGATGAATTCAAGCAGAAGGAAATCACCCAGCGGGCCACGGATGAAAAGCAGGAAAACATCGATGAGACGCGTGTGGTGCATGCCATGCTGGCCAATCAGGACATGAATGTAGGCAGGGTGCTGGCGAAGCTGAAGGAATTGAATCTTTCTGAGAATACCATCGTGCTCTATTTCTCGGACAACGGTCCCAACTCCCATCGATGGACCGGCGGCATGAAGGGTAAGAAGAGCAATACGGATGAAGGGGGCGTTCGCTCCGTGTGTTACATCAGCTGGCCCGCGCAACTGCCCAAGGGACACACCGTTTCCTACATCAGCGGCGCGATCGACCTGCTGCCCACGCTTACGTCATTGGCAGGTGTGAAGCGAGTGGGAGACAAGCCGCTGGATGGATGGGACCTATCCCCACTACTCAAGCGCGAAAAGGTGGAATGGGTCGCCCGGAGCATCTTCTCGACTTGGGGAGGTCAGGTGAGTGTGCGCACGCAAGTCCATCGCCTGGACAACGCCGGGAACCTGTATGACATGACTACCGACCCCGGTCAGTCCACGCCCATCAATGACAAGGAACCGGCGCTGGCAGCCAAGCTCAAGGATGCAGTGAAGGCGTGGCGGCTGGAGATGTTCGGCACGGATGCCGCGCCAGCCTTGAAACCCAAGACCCAAGTTCAAGCCCAGGCTCAGGCCCAGCCCAACAAACCCAAAGGCGGCGGCCGGAAGAACAATCCCGCGAATGCCGTGGATCCGCGCCCCATCCCGGTGGGTTACCGCGAATTCCCCATCACCATGCTGCCGGCGCGTGATGGAGATCCACGTGGAGAAGTCCAGCGCAGCAGCAATGCGCCGAACTGCTCCTATTTTGTAAACTGGCGCAGCAAGGACGACTGCATGGTGTGGCTCCTCGATGTGCACACCACGGGAACTTATGAAGTGACCATCGACTACACCTGCCCGGAGTCGGACGCAGGTGCCACCGTCGAACTCAGCTTCAATGGCAGCTCGCACACAGGAAAGGTCTCGCCCGGATGGGACCCTCCGCTGAATACAAATCAGGACACCCTGCCGCGTCCACATGGCGAATCGCAGATGAAGGAGTTCCGCACGTTGAACCTCGGAAAGATGAAGCTCACGGAGGGACAGGGCCCGCTCACACTGCGTGCGCTGGAAATACCCGGCAAGTCCGTGATGGATGTCCGCCGCGTGACGCTCACATTGGCGGAGTAG
- a CDS encoding sulfatase: MRTFLILLLLVASLPFAPKAQAQKPNVLFLISDDLNNYLGCYGDPRAKTPNIDKLASRGVRFDRAYCTFPLCGPSRNSMLTGLYPNSTGILSNGQIFRQTIPKQWSLPQAFRLDGYFAARIGKLYHYNVPNSIGTNGHDDPGSWELEMNRAGVDRLEDQSKIFSLIPGNFGGTLSWYASPKSDEFHTDGLAAKDAEWVLERCAKEKDRPFFLAVGFFRPHTPYVSPKTPYFDMYPESEMPVVQGVKEDQADLPPAALGSYKKEQDKLTDDLRRQTLQAYYASISFMDAQVGRVVDALDRLGLSENTIIVFTSDHGYHMGEHGLWQKQSVFEGSARVPLLIVAPGATKGGVAKSPVSHLDLYPTLTELCGVKAPANIQGQSLVGMLQDPKEKGRGWALTQVVRGGGFRRGGASAAAGDNGNRFFGYSLRTDRWRYTEWGEGEKGRELYDHEGDAEELTNLANDPKHAKTVEELSRQLRDAVKSSFPADGKIPVLDKEAVMWPPNLTEP, from the coding sequence ATGCGCACGTTCCTTATCCTACTCCTGTTGGTGGCTTCGCTGCCTTTTGCGCCCAAGGCTCAGGCACAGAAGCCGAATGTTCTTTTCCTCATCTCGGATGATTTGAACAATTACCTCGGCTGCTACGGGGACCCGCGGGCGAAGACGCCGAACATCGACAAGCTCGCGTCGCGCGGGGTGCGTTTTGATCGCGCCTACTGCACCTTCCCGTTGTGTGGTCCGAGCAGAAACTCGATGCTCACGGGCCTTTATCCGAACAGCACGGGCATCCTCTCCAACGGCCAGATTTTCCGCCAGACCATTCCGAAGCAGTGGAGCCTGCCGCAGGCATTTCGCTTGGATGGCTACTTCGCGGCGCGCATTGGAAAGCTGTATCACTACAATGTGCCGAACTCGATTGGTACGAATGGCCATGACGACCCCGGATCGTGGGAACTGGAGATGAATCGTGCTGGGGTGGATAGGTTGGAAGATCAGTCGAAGATCTTTTCGCTTATCCCCGGAAACTTCGGTGGCACACTGAGCTGGTACGCCTCGCCGAAGAGCGATGAGTTTCACACGGATGGACTCGCGGCCAAGGATGCGGAGTGGGTGCTGGAACGTTGTGCCAAGGAGAAGGATCGTCCTTTCTTCCTGGCCGTGGGTTTCTTCCGCCCGCATACCCCTTATGTCTCACCGAAGACGCCGTACTTTGACATGTATCCAGAGTCCGAGATGCCAGTCGTGCAGGGGGTGAAGGAAGATCAAGCGGACCTGCCGCCTGCAGCCCTTGGCAGCTACAAGAAGGAACAGGATAAGCTCACCGATGATCTCCGTCGCCAGACGTTGCAGGCATACTATGCGAGCATCAGTTTCATGGATGCGCAGGTGGGGCGCGTGGTGGATGCGCTCGACCGGCTCGGACTCTCTGAGAACACCATCATTGTCTTCACCAGCGACCACGGATATCACATGGGAGAGCATGGTCTGTGGCAGAAGCAGAGTGTTTTCGAAGGCAGTGCGCGTGTGCCGCTGCTGATCGTGGCGCCCGGCGCAACCAAGGGTGGCGTGGCGAAGTCACCAGTGAGCCATCTCGACCTGTATCCGACCCTCACCGAACTGTGTGGTGTAAAGGCGCCGGCAAACATCCAGGGACAGAGCCTCGTGGGCATGTTGCAGGATCCCAAGGAGAAGGGGCGTGGTTGGGCGCTGACGCAGGTGGTGCGTGGCGGAGGTTTCCGTCGTGGGGGCGCCAGTGCCGCTGCGGGCGACAATGGGAATCGCTTCTTCGGTTACAGCCTGCGCACGGACCGCTGGCGCTACACGGAATGGGGCGAAGGAGAGAAGGGGCGCGAGTTGTACGACCACGAAGGCGACGCGGAGGAACTCACCAACCTCGCGAACGATCCGAAGCATGCGAAGACGGTTGAGGAACTCTCCAGGCAACTGCGTGACGCGGTGAAAAGCAGCTTCCCTGCTGATGGCAAAATTCCTGTGCTCGACAAAGAGGCTGTGATGTGGCCGCCGAACCTCACGGAACCGTAG
- a CDS encoding DUF2721 domain-containing protein, which yields MEITLATPSLLFPAISLLLLAYTNRFLGLASVVRALHAAHTAAPHEIYVQQIQNLRTRLKMIRTMQFLGVVSILLCTVAMFCLFLGWLEAGKATFGASLLFMIASLIVSAWEIQISVRALDVQLKDIERSEKGRGIFTR from the coding sequence ATGGAGATCACCCTCGCCACACCGTCCTTGCTTTTCCCAGCCATCTCCCTGCTGCTGCTGGCCTACACGAATCGCTTTCTGGGCCTGGCATCCGTGGTGCGTGCGCTGCATGCCGCGCACACAGCGGCCCCGCATGAGATCTATGTGCAGCAGATTCAGAATCTTCGCACACGGCTCAAAATGATCCGCACCATGCAGTTCCTCGGAGTGGTCAGCATCCTGCTTTGCACCGTGGCAATGTTTTGCCTGTTCCTCGGTTGGCTGGAGGCTGGGAAGGCCACCTTCGGAGCGAGCCTTCTCTTCATGATTGCCTCCTTGATCGTCTCTGCCTGGGAGATTCAGATCTCCGTGCGTGCACTGGATGTGCAGTTGAAGGACATCGAACGCAGCGAGAAGGGCAGAGGAATTTTCACGCGGTAG
- a CDS encoding arylsulfatase: MKRISALCFLLVTAVASPAAEKLNVVFVIADDLGWGELGCYGQEKIPTPNLDKLAKQGSRFTQHYSGAPVCAPSRCVLMTGKHLGHAEIRGNMQAKKLLPRYEEGQYPISEKARTIAQVFREAGYATGAMGKWGLGPVGSTGDPNTKGFDLFFGYNCQSVAHSYYPSHVWRNSEKVVINQKPIPGHAKQPEGEVKLEDWIGETYAPKLMIAEAEKFIADNAKKPFFLYLAFIEPHVSMHPPKESVEKFPKEWDQEPYRGENGYVPHPRPHAGYAAMISDLDSYVGRVMDSLEKAGVADRTLIIFTSDNGTTHPRNADSKFSVGGADAKFFNSTADLRGFKGSVYEGGIRVPMIARLPGKIPANVVNDSPGYFADWFPTLCEATGLTKPEGLDGESLWPAITSGKNTAHTKPMLWLFPEYTGQIAVRIGDKKAVRQGLKTKKPGNWEVYDIATDRSEKKDIAAGSADVIQQAEELLKTEVSENTIFPMEKPAVAGK, from the coding sequence ATGAAACGCATTTCCGCCCTCTGCTTCCTCCTCGTCACGGCCGTTGCATCCCCTGCGGCGGAGAAGTTGAATGTGGTCTTTGTCATCGCGGATGATCTGGGCTGGGGAGAACTCGGCTGCTATGGACAGGAGAAGATTCCCACGCCAAATCTCGACAAGCTCGCGAAGCAGGGAAGCCGTTTCACGCAGCACTACTCCGGAGCGCCGGTATGCGCGCCCTCGCGATGCGTGCTCATGACCGGCAAGCACCTAGGTCATGCAGAGATTCGCGGCAACATGCAGGCGAAGAAGCTTCTGCCGCGGTACGAGGAGGGGCAATATCCCATCTCGGAGAAAGCCCGGACGATTGCCCAGGTCTTTCGGGAGGCAGGCTACGCCACAGGTGCCATGGGAAAATGGGGTCTCGGACCCGTAGGCAGCACCGGGGATCCCAACACGAAAGGCTTTGATCTCTTCTTCGGGTACAACTGCCAGTCCGTTGCCCACAGCTACTATCCCTCCCATGTGTGGAGAAACTCCGAAAAGGTAGTCATCAATCAAAAGCCCATTCCCGGCCATGCAAAGCAACCGGAAGGCGAAGTAAAGTTGGAGGACTGGATTGGCGAAACCTACGCTCCCAAACTGATGATTGCCGAGGCGGAGAAGTTCATCGCGGACAATGCGAAGAAACCCTTCTTCCTCTACCTCGCCTTCATCGAACCGCACGTCTCCATGCATCCGCCCAAAGAAAGTGTGGAGAAGTTCCCCAAGGAGTGGGACCAGGAACCGTATCGCGGTGAAAATGGCTATGTGCCACATCCCCGTCCGCACGCCGGCTATGCTGCCATGATCTCGGATCTCGACAGCTATGTGGGCAGGGTGATGGACTCACTCGAAAAAGCAGGTGTCGCCGATCGCACCCTCATCATTTTCACCAGTGACAATGGCACCACCCATCCACGCAATGCGGACTCCAAATTCAGCGTGGGCGGCGCCGATGCAAAGTTCTTCAACAGCACCGCCGACCTGCGAGGTTTCAAGGGCAGCGTGTATGAGGGCGGCATCCGGGTGCCGATGATCGCGCGCCTGCCGGGCAAGATCCCCGCAAACGTGGTGAACGATTCGCCAGGCTACTTCGCTGATTGGTTCCCCACCCTGTGTGAAGCAACTGGACTCACCAAGCCCGAGGGCCTGGATGGTGAGAGCCTCTGGCCCGCCATCACCAGCGGCAAGAACACGGCACACACGAAGCCCATGCTCTGGCTCTTTCCCGAATACACCGGACAGATCGCCGTGCGCATCGGTGACAAGAAGGCCGTACGCCAGGGGTTGAAGACCAAGAAACCCGGCAACTGGGAAGTGTATGACATCGCGACGGATCGCTCCGAGAAAAAGGACATTGCAGCGGGCAGCGCGGACGTGATTCAACAGGCCGAAGAGCTGCTGAAGACGGAGGTGAGTGAGAACACCATCTTCCCCATGGAAAAGCCTGCGGTCGCGGGCAAGTAG
- a CDS encoding sulfatase family protein → MKLHRLHLLFALLACSFLAPMHIHAAENGKAKRPNILFFFADDWGKYASIYAEVEGKGGINDVVRTPNIDKIAKRGVLFRNAHVNSPSCTPCRSSLLSGQYFWRTGRGAILRGAVWDEKIPSYPLLMRDAGYHIGKSYKVWGPGTPSDAPYGKQEYAYQKAGGRINNFSENVTEMVAKGKPLEQAKQELYGEARQNFRDFLAAREGDKPFCFWFGATNVHRKWIKGSGKALWGLEPDALKGKMPAFLPDVPEVREDLVDYFGEIAAWDATVGQLMEELEKSGEAENTIIAISGDHGAPGFPHGKCNLYGFGTNVTLVLAGPGVKGGRVVDDFVLLPDLAPTFLEAGGVSVPEVMTGRSLWNVLKSDKSGLVDEKRTSVITGRERHVENARADYAPYPQRAIRTKDHVLIVNFHPERWPLGDPYGLGEGEQEPTREEVTENTRVTLPDDDSGPTKAWLVSVRNTPEWKEHFNWVFGKRPKYELYDLKYDPDETKNVAEDPAFAQVKADLEKRLMDELKRTGDPRMVDDGSYFEKPPLAGPIDDAEGRGGAGPGARGKGKGKKAAAQE, encoded by the coding sequence ATGAAACTCCATCGTCTCCACCTCCTCTTCGCGTTGCTAGCGTGTTCGTTCCTGGCACCGATGCACATTCATGCTGCCGAGAACGGCAAAGCGAAGCGGCCCAACATCCTCTTCTTTTTCGCCGATGACTGGGGCAAGTATGCGAGCATCTATGCCGAGGTGGAGGGGAAGGGGGGCATCAATGATGTGGTGCGTACGCCGAACATCGACAAGATTGCGAAGCGTGGGGTGCTCTTCCGCAATGCGCATGTGAACTCGCCCTCATGCACGCCTTGCCGGTCGTCGTTGCTCTCGGGGCAGTACTTCTGGCGCACGGGTCGTGGTGCGATTCTGCGTGGCGCGGTGTGGGATGAGAAGATTCCCTCGTATCCACTGCTGATGCGAGATGCGGGTTATCACATTGGGAAATCGTATAAAGTCTGGGGGCCGGGCACGCCGTCCGATGCGCCGTATGGGAAGCAGGAGTATGCGTATCAGAAGGCAGGTGGCCGTATCAACAACTTCTCTGAAAACGTCACGGAGATGGTGGCTAAGGGGAAGCCGCTGGAGCAGGCCAAGCAGGAGCTGTATGGTGAGGCGCGGCAGAATTTTCGTGATTTCCTGGCGGCGCGTGAAGGGGACAAGCCTTTCTGCTTTTGGTTTGGTGCGACGAATGTGCATCGCAAGTGGATCAAGGGCAGTGGCAAGGCGTTGTGGGGACTGGAGCCAGATGCGCTGAAGGGGAAGATGCCGGCCTTCCTTCCCGATGTGCCCGAGGTTCGTGAAGACCTTGTCGACTACTTTGGCGAGATCGCCGCGTGGGATGCGACGGTGGGGCAACTGATGGAAGAACTGGAGAAGAGTGGCGAGGCGGAGAATACCATCATCGCCATCAGCGGTGACCATGGTGCGCCGGGGTTCCCGCATGGGAAGTGCAACCTGTATGGCTTCGGCACGAATGTGACGCTGGTACTGGCTGGTCCGGGCGTGAAGGGTGGGCGTGTGGTGGATGATTTCGTATTGCTGCCGGATCTCGCGCCCACCTTCCTCGAAGCGGGTGGTGTTTCTGTGCCCGAGGTGATGACGGGTCGCAGTCTGTGGAACGTGTTGAAGTCGGATAAGAGTGGGCTAGTCGATGAGAAGCGCACATCTGTGATCACGGGACGCGAGCGTCACGTCGAGAATGCACGCGCTGACTATGCGCCGTATCCGCAGCGAGCCATTCGTACGAAGGACCATGTGTTGATTGTGAACTTCCATCCTGAGCGCTGGCCGCTGGGTGATCCGTACGGTCTTGGAGAAGGTGAGCAGGAGCCCACTCGGGAAGAGGTGACTGAGAATACGCGCGTGACCTTGCCTGATGATGACTCAGGCCCGACGAAGGCGTGGCTGGTCAGCGTGCGCAACACGCCGGAGTGGAAGGAACATTTCAACTGGGTCTTTGGCAAGAGGCCCAAGTATGAGCTCTATGATCTGAAGTATGATCCGGATGAGACGAAGAATGTGGCGGAGGATCCTGCCTTTGCCCAGGTGAAGGCGGATTTGGAAAAGCGTCTCATGGATGAACTGAAGCGCACGGGTGATCCGCGCATGGTGGATGATGGTTCCTATTTCGAGAAGCCGCCGCTCGCGGGACCGATTGATGATGCGGAGGGCAGGGGAGGCGCGGGTCCGGGCGCGCGAGGGAAGGGGAAAGGGAAGAAGGCGGCGGCGCAGGAGTAG
- a CDS encoding HIT family protein: MKTTFQRIIEGELPASFVLKNEKVCAFLDIHPYNAGHTLVVPRHFAASLEELPQEFASAMFAAGRRIVIALKNCGIPCDGVNLKLNDGVAAGQDVMHCHLHVIPRLHGDSLAAGGWGQVASEPWDESRRMHLDGIAERIREALPE; the protein is encoded by the coding sequence ATGAAGACCACCTTTCAGCGAATCATTGAAGGGGAATTGCCTGCCAGCTTCGTGCTGAAGAATGAGAAGGTGTGCGCCTTTCTGGACATCCATCCCTACAATGCAGGTCATACACTGGTGGTGCCGCGTCACTTTGCGGCGAGTCTCGAAGAGCTGCCCCAAGAGTTTGCTTCGGCCATGTTTGCCGCAGGGCGGCGCATCGTGATTGCGCTCAAGAACTGTGGGATTCCCTGCGATGGCGTGAATCTGAAACTCAATGATGGCGTGGCGGCAGGTCAGGATGTGATGCACTGCCATCTGCACGTCATCCCACGATTGCATGGTGACAGTCTGGCGGCTGGCGGGTGGGGGCAGGTTGCCAGCGAGCCCTGGGACGAATCCCGCCGTATGCACCTGGACGGGATTGCAGAGCGGATTCGGGAAGCCCTGCCAGAGTAA
- a CDS encoding sulfatase-like hydrolase/transferase has protein sequence MRFFRFAALALLSLVSVTAPVFAENARPNIILIMADDFGYECVTANGGESYKTPVLDKLAAGGVRFEQCHVQPLCTPTRVQLMTGKYNVRNYLNFGTLLESEKTFANVLKETGYATGICGNWQLGRGKELPRHFGFDESCLWQHTRRPPRYANPGLEYNGVEKDFTNGEYGPKLVNDFALDFITRHKEKPFFLYYPMMLTHDPFQPTPDSEDWDPATQGEQAKKNVKHFADMTAYMDKMIGQVVTKLEELGLRENTLVIFLGDNGTGKGVSSKFKGADYPGGKGSTHARGTHVPLIASWPAVMKEARVCKGLISSADFLPTICDAAGVKVPEGVDGVSFLPQLRGEKGAPREWLYTWYSPRQAKDLAVRECAFDQHYKLYKNGDFFALAGDLDEKKPMKVAELQGDAAVAAVKLQKVLDQYKDVRPEALDRAFAENGAPKPGKPNAKGKGKNKGQGQKADEQ, from the coding sequence ATGCGCTTCTTTCGTTTTGCAGCCCTTGCCTTGCTGTCGCTGGTCTCAGTGACCGCGCCGGTGTTTGCTGAAAACGCCCGGCCCAACATCATCCTCATCATGGCGGATGACTTCGGGTATGAGTGTGTGACGGCAAATGGTGGGGAGTCGTACAAGACGCCGGTGCTGGACAAGCTGGCGGCGGGTGGGGTGCGCTTTGAGCAATGTCATGTGCAGCCGCTCTGCACGCCCACACGTGTGCAGCTCATGACCGGGAAGTACAATGTGCGGAACTACCTGAACTTCGGCACGCTGCTGGAAAGTGAGAAGACGTTTGCGAACGTGCTGAAGGAGACGGGCTATGCGACTGGCATCTGCGGGAACTGGCAGCTTGGCCGCGGCAAGGAATTGCCGCGGCACTTCGGCTTTGATGAATCGTGTCTCTGGCAGCACACACGCCGCCCGCCGCGCTATGCGAATCCGGGGCTGGAATACAATGGGGTGGAGAAGGACTTCACCAATGGCGAGTATGGCCCGAAACTGGTGAACGACTTCGCGCTGGATTTCATCACGCGGCACAAGGAGAAGCCCTTTTTCCTGTACTATCCGATGATGCTCACGCACGATCCCTTCCAGCCCACGCCGGACAGCGAAGACTGGGACCCGGCGACCCAGGGTGAGCAGGCGAAGAAGAACGTGAAGCACTTCGCGGACATGACGGCGTACATGGACAAGATGATCGGCCAGGTGGTGACGAAGCTGGAGGAACTGGGCCTTCGCGAAAATACACTGGTGATCTTCCTGGGAGACAATGGCACGGGCAAAGGGGTGAGTTCGAAGTTCAAGGGTGCCGACTATCCCGGTGGCAAGGGCAGTACCCATGCACGTGGTACGCATGTGCCGCTGATCGCGAGCTGGCCTGCGGTGATGAAGGAGGCACGTGTCTGCAAGGGCCTCATCAGTAGTGCGGATTTCCTGCCGACCATTTGTGATGCTGCGGGCGTGAAGGTGCCGGAGGGGGTGGATGGCGTGAGCTTCCTGCCACAGTTGCGTGGGGAGAAAGGCGCGCCGCGTGAATGGCTCTACACGTGGTACTCACCACGACAGGCGAAGGATTTGGCGGTGCGTGAGTGCGCCTTCGACCAACACTACAAGCTCTACAAGAATGGTGACTTCTTCGCGCTTGCGGGAGATCTCGATGAGAAGAAGCCGATGAAGGTGGCTGAACTGCAGGGTGATGCGGCTGTGGCTGCGGTGAAACTTCAGAAGGTGCTGGACCAGTACAAGGATGTGCGGCCGGAGGCGCTGGACAGGGCCTTTGCGGAGAATGGTGCGCCCAAGCCGGGGAAGCCCAATGCGAAGGGGAAGGGGAAAAACAAAGGTCAGGGCCAGAAAGCAGATGAACAGTGA
- a CDS encoding sulfatase family protein: protein MNSWLLSALAVVTLPLGHVAAQAPSPSSASTSKRPNILFLFADDQRYDTLGCAGHPIIRTPAIDALASEGVRFRNAFVTTSVCWVSRATVLTGQWARTHALRDSLPTVKPESLAHTFPVELRQAGYRTGHIGKWHMMAPPGFKPESQYDVYEPVGRNPYLKSMPDGTKRHETDIICDRGIEFIKVQPKDQPFCLNLWFNAAHAEDGDKRPGIGHYPWPPSTDGMYEDTKIPPPRLGAPAIYESQPEFLKQSINRERFFWGYDTPEKYEINVRAYFRMISGIDKAIARVLQVLRDAGLADNTIIVYTADNGYYLGDRGFQGKWSHYDESLRVPMIIYDPRLPKEKRGRVLDEMALNVDLPATFLDWAGVAKPAGYQGSSLAPLVRGEQPTTWRDHFFCEHLDLAPTLTWEGMRGQQYMYARYVDQPAPSNELLYDLKADKDELKNVAADPAHAEALKAMRALCNQERDARGGALLPMGERGYRKNAPGKKPGGKKVSTPTVPTQS from the coding sequence ATGAATTCATGGCTCCTCTCCGCACTCGCTGTTGTCACATTGCCCCTGGGCCATGTTGCTGCGCAGGCGCCCTCACCCAGCTCTGCGTCAACGTCGAAGAGGCCAAACATCCTCTTCCTGTTTGCGGATGACCAGCGCTACGACACGCTTGGTTGCGCGGGACACCCGATCATCAGGACGCCCGCCATCGACGCGCTTGCGTCGGAGGGCGTGCGTTTCAGGAATGCTTTCGTCACCACCTCCGTGTGCTGGGTGAGCCGTGCCACCGTGCTTACAGGACAATGGGCGCGCACGCATGCCTTGCGTGACTCGCTGCCCACGGTGAAGCCAGAGTCGCTGGCACACACGTTCCCGGTGGAACTGCGCCAGGCGGGCTATCGCACAGGCCACATCGGAAAGTGGCACATGATGGCGCCTCCGGGATTCAAACCAGAGTCCCAGTACGATGTGTACGAGCCCGTTGGCCGGAATCCCTATCTGAAGAGCATGCCGGATGGCACCAAGCGTCATGAGACGGACATCATCTGCGATCGTGGCATTGAGTTCATCAAGGTCCAACCGAAGGATCAACCCTTCTGCCTGAACCTCTGGTTCAATGCCGCCCATGCAGAGGATGGTGACAAACGTCCGGGCATCGGCCACTATCCCTGGCCGCCATCAACCGATGGCATGTATGAGGATACAAAGATTCCCCCGCCACGACTCGGCGCTCCCGCCATCTACGAAAGCCAGCCGGAATTCCTCAAGCAATCCATCAATCGCGAACGCTTCTTCTGGGGCTATGACACGCCGGAGAAGTACGAGATAAATGTGCGCGCGTACTTCCGCATGATCAGTGGGATTGATAAGGCCATCGCCCGAGTGCTTCAGGTCCTGCGAGACGCCGGTCTCGCGGACAATACCATCATTGTGTACACCGCGGACAATGGCTACTACCTCGGTGACCGGGGTTTCCAGGGGAAGTGGTCACACTATGATGAATCCCTGCGTGTGCCCATGATCATCTATGACCCACGTCTGCCGAAGGAAAAGCGGGGGCGCGTGCTGGATGAAATGGCACTGAACGTGGATCTCCCGGCGACTTTCCTTGATTGGGCAGGAGTGGCGAAACCTGCCGGCTACCAGGGCAGCAGCCTCGCGCCACTGGTGCGTGGAGAACAACCAACCACCTGGCGCGACCATTTCTTCTGCGAACACCTCGATCTCGCGCCGACACTCACCTGGGAGGGAATGCGCGGTCAACAGTACATGTATGCGCGCTACGTGGATCAGCCCGCACCCTCCAACGAACTGCTCTACGACCTGAAGGCGGACAAGGATGAACTGAAGAATGTGGCTGCGGATCCCGCCCACGCGGAGGCCCTCAAAGCCATGCGCGCCCTCTGCAATCAGGAGAGGGATGCCAGGGGTGGCGCCCTCCTGCCCATGGGAGAGCGTGGCTATCGCAAGAATGCCCCGGGGAAGAAGCCCGGTGGCAAGAAGGTCTCGACACCCACCGTTCCCACGCAGTCATGA